A stretch of DNA from Leptospira barantonii:
TGATTTTTTCACGGGTCAGTTTTCTTTTCTGCCAAACCATACCTTCGGTATGATCGATCGTGGAAATGTCTTCGGAAAGAAGAATTCCCAGTTTATCAAGTTCTAATAAAGCCTCATAGAGTTTCGCGGAACGAACGTGGACCTTCGCGCTCATATACGGGGATGCGGAATTGGAAGCGGAACTATTCTCCAGATAACCGTATTTGGAAATAAAATCCAAAAGTTCTTTTCTCGTTTTGATCAGATCGGCGCATTCGTAGGAAAGTTGAATGTTGTATTCAAGAAGTCTTTCGTTGTTTGTCGCAATCGGAGTAAAAACCTTACCGAGTTGATTCTCCGCCTGATCTTGGGACGGCGCCTCTTTAAAATTGTCTTTGTCCGCCGCCGATTTCTTTTCGGCCTCCGGCATAGGCGCACTTTTTGCCAATTGATCGGTCATGCCGGATACGGATCTGGATGCAACCTCACCGGATGCGTCCGATTCCTTAGGCGCTTCGACTTTTTTACCGCAGTTCCAAGCGAATAACAACGAAAAGGCGAGAATGAATGGAATTATCTTTTTCAAAACGAAATCTCCGACGGATTAGTCTTCGTGAAATTCTAACATTTGAATGGACCTGTTTTATCCCGAAAAACGTTCCTTTTGGGCGCAAAGAACGGGGATCCAGCAATGAACGCCCAAAAAAGCGAGAATTTTATCGAAATTGGTCCGACAAACGATCGATCAAAAAGTTATTGCATCCTTGAAACTGATTCTTTCTTCGAACTGAAGATTTTCCAAACTTCGTTTGGAACCATTGGCTGAACGCTTCGCTACCAATGGCTAATTCGCTCTCTATGGATCGCGAATTAGGGAGCAACCCTAAATTTTTCCCAAGAAGAATCGGCTTTCTTTTCGAACACGATTCGATCGTGTAAACGACTCGAACGTCCTTGCCAAAACTCGATACGAACCGGATGAACCGCGTAGCCGCCCCAATGAGTCGGTAACTCCACGTCCTTTCCTTCGAATTCTTTCGAAAGTTTTGCGAAACGTTCCTCTAAAAATTTACGATCGGGAATCTTTTGACTCTGAGGAGAAGCGACCGCGCCGATCTGTGATTCTCTCGGTCTGGAATGAAAATACTCGTCCGATTCTTCCTTGGAAACCTTGGTTACGTTTCCTTCGATTCGAATCTGCCTTTCAAGTTCGGACCAAAAGAAGACAAGACAAGCTTTTGGATTCTCCTCCAATTCCTTGCCCTTTCTGCTTTCGTAATTCGTATAAAAAAGAAAAGAATCGTTCGTGATGCCTTTGAGAAGAACGGTTCTCGCATCCGGGATTCCGTTCTTAGTCGCGGTTGCAAGAGTCATCGCGTTGACTTCGAAAACTTCCGATAAGACCGCTTCTTGAAACCATTTTTGAAAGAATGCGATCGGATCGTTTCCGGCGTCTTCGATGTCCAAAGAGGATAAGGTATAACTGGTTCGAATGTCCGCGATTTTTGAATTCATATTGTTTGATTTCAAAAAACACGGCGCCCTTGAAAGTAAAAGAAGAATTTTAGTTCGCGGTTTTCTTTTTAAAATCCTTTTGTGAATCGAGGAATAGGGGTTTCTTTCATCGAATTAACGTCCGGAGATTTCCTTCTCTTCTTGACCTCGGAATGATTTTTAGATTAATATCCGAGCATGACCGAACTCGATTGGGAGACGATGCGCCATCCGATCCTGCTCACTTTGATCGTGAGCGCGTTTTCCACTTTGATCGCGACCTTGTTCGGAGTGACTGCGGCGTATTTTATTTCCCGTTGGAGATTTTTCGGAAAAGGAATTCTCGATTCCATCCTTACCTTGCCGCTTGTGTTGCCTCCTACGGTTCTTGGATATTATCTTTTGGTGTTATTGGGACGACGCGGAATTTTCGGTTCCTTTCTTTTGGATACGTTTCATTTCAGTTTTTTATTTCATTGGTCCGGCGCGGTGATCGCTTCGGTGATCGTTTCCTTCCCGCTCGTCTACAGATCCTCTCTTACTTCCTTCGAGGATTTGGATTCGGATTACGAGGACACCGCGAGAACATTAGGAAAAGGGAATGTAGAAATTTTTTGGAGGGTGTTATTGCCCTTGTCTTGGAGGGGGATTCTCGCGGGCGCGATGCTTGCGTTCGCAAGAGGGATGGGAGAATTCGGCGCTACGCTGATGATCGCGGGAAATATTCCGAAAAGGACACAAACTCTTTCGCTCGCGATATACGATAGTGTACAATCCGGAAACGATTCGATTGCGTTTTATTTGGTCGTTTTAACATCCGTATTGTCCGTGCTGGTTTTGACGGTTTCGAACGGTATGCTTAAAAAATCGCATTGGTAATTTTAAATATAAGTAAAAGGGAATATTATGAAACGATTTCAAATTACGGTGATTCTGGCTTTGACGTTTTGTCTTTCTCCGATTTTCGGAGAAGAAAAACAACTTTTGGTTTCCGCGGCTTCTAGTTTAACACAGGCCTTCGGCGAGATCGGGAAAGAATTCGAGAAAAAACATTCCATAAAGGTCGTTTTTAACTTTGCGGCGTCCGGAATTCTTCTTCAACAGATTGCAAACGGAGCGCCTGCGGACGTGTTCGCTTCCGCCGATCAAGAAAGTGTGGATAAGGGTTTGGAAAAAAATCTATTCGACGTTTCCACGAGAAAGAATTTCGTGAGAAACGTTTTGGTTTTGGTCGTTCCAGTTGATTCTAAATTGAATCTGAAAAAGATCTCCGATCTGAAAAAGGAAACGGTTCAGAAAATTTCTTTTGGAAATCCGGTTACGGTTCCCGCCGGAAAGTACGCTAAAGAAGTATTGGATAAGGAAGGTTGGGACGAGGCCTTGGAAAAAAAATGGATTCCCGGTGAAAATGTAAGACAGGTTTTGGATTACGTTTCCCGAGGAGAAGTGGACGCGGGCTTCGTCTATAAAACGGATGCGATTCTTTTTAAGGACAAGGTGAAAATCGCGATCTCCGATCTAAAAACAAAGCCGATTCTGTATCCCGCGATCGCAGTCGCGCAGAGCGCGAATTCTTCCGAGGCGAAGTTGTTTTTGGAATTTTTGTCCTCTCCTACTGCGAAGAAAATTTTCGAACAGTATCATTTCGGAAAACCTTAGTGTCCCTTACCGTAAATATTCAAAAAACATTGATCGATCGAAAAAGAAGATTTTTTCTGGATCTCGATTTTAGATCGATCCGCGATTTTTTGTTTATCTACGGTCCTTCCGGTGCGGGAAAAACCTTAACTCTGAAGACGATTTCCGGATTGATCCAACCGGATCACGGAAGAATCGTACTCAGCGACGAAGTTTTTTTCGATTCAGAATATCGAATCGATCTTCCCGCCCAAAAAAGAAAAGTCGGATATCTTCCTCAAAACTATTCGCTCTTTCCTCACCTGACGGTTCGTAAAAATTTGGAATTTCCTCTCAAAGGAACATTTTCATTTCGATTGTCCGAATCCGATCGGGTCCTCGTTGAGGATATATTAGAAATCTTTGAAATAGAAAGCGTCTCGGAAGCGTATCCTAAAAATCTTTCGGGCGGGCAAAAACAGAGAGTCGCTCTGGCGAGAGCCTTGATCCGAAAACCGGAACTTCTACTTCTTGACGAACCCTTTGCGGCTCTGAACTCCGAGTTGAAGGATAAGATGAAGTCGGAATTGAAAAAGATACAAAGACTCTTTCAGGTTCCGGTCGTCGTTGTCTCTCACGATCAAGCGGATCATTCTTACTTTGGAGCGGATTGTCTTTTGATCGAGAACGGTGTTACACAGTCGATTCGAAGAGAAAAAGAAAAAGCGAACAAAACAAAAGATTCTTCCGTAAGAAAATAGCCCGTCTTGTCATTTCTAAAATCGGATCGATGTTTGTTCCGACAAACAAAAATCGAATCGAAATTCTTCTTGAATTAGATCGTATAGTCTTCCACGTAAACTTTCACTTTTCTAAAACGAATGTGAACCGTTTCGCCGGGAAGCAGATTCAGGGATTGAAATTCGGAAGAATTCAATTGTGATTCCAGAATCGCGCCCGTATCCAAACGTTTGAGATCGATCTTCACCGTTCTTCCTGTGGAATGAATATACTGAATTTCGGCGGGAATCGTTTGCGCTTCGATCGGAGTTCTTAGAATTTCAACGTCGTAAGGACGAACATAGCCGACAGCGTTTGCATTTTCAACTTCGGCGTGTTCCGGCGCGTCCACTTTGATTTCACCGAGTTGTGTTTGTCCGCCCTGAACCCTTCCGTGAAAAAGATTCACGTCTCCGAGAAAGTGAAACACGAAAGAATTTTTCGGATGATTGTAAACCTCGTCCGGAGTTCCGACCTGTTCGATCTTTCCGGATTTAAGAATGACTACCTTGTCCGAAACTTCGAGGGCTTCTTCCTGATCGTGAGTTACGAACACGCTCGTGATATGAATTTCGTCGTGAAGTCTTCTGAGCCAATTTCTAAGTTCCTTTCTTACCTTTGCGTCCAAGGCGCCGAAAGGTTCGTCTAACAGCAAAAAACGAGGTTCGATCGCTAGGGCTCTTGCGAGCGCGATCCTTTGTCTCTGTCCGCCGGAAAGTTCGGAAGGATATCGGTTGTGAAAATTCTCGAGTTGAACGAGTTTTAAAAGACTCATCACCTTGTCTCGAATCGCTTCCTTGTTCGGTCTTTCGGATCTTTTTCTCACTTCGAGACCGAACGCGATATTTTCAAAAATCGTCATATGTCTGAAAAGTGCGTAGTGTTGAAAAACGAATCCGACTCCGCGATCCTTTGCGTTTTTCTTTCCGACTTCCTGACCTTCGAAGATCACTTGGCCTTCGTCCGCGTCTTCGAGTCCGGCGATGATTCTTAACAAAGTCGTTTTACCGGAACCGGAAGGACCCAAAAGTGCGACCAATTCTCCCGCGGGAACTTCCAAAGAAAGATTGTCGATGGCGGTGAAACTACCAAAGCGTTTTATAATATTCTTAACTTCTATTGCCATGACTACGCCTCCTCTTGGAGCAATTCTTCTTTTTTGGTGATTTTGATTTTTCTATCCAGGATCTGTTTCGCGATCAGAGTGATTAAGGATAAGAATACGAGTAGGGAAGCCGCGGAAAATGCGGCTACGGAATTATACTCGTTGTATAGAACTTCGATCTGTAACGGAAGAGTGTTCGTTTGTCCGCGGATATGTCCGGATAAAACGGAGACCGCGCCGAATTCTCCCATCGCTCTTGCGTTACAAAGAATGATTCCGTATAACAATCCGTATTTGATTCCTGGCGCCACGATCTTAAAAAATACTTTCAGCGGTGAAGCGCCGAGTAATAGACCCGCTTCTTCCTCTTCGATTCCGGTCGATTCGAGGAGAGGAATCAATTCTCTCGCAACGAAAGGAAGTGTGATGAATACCGTCGCGATGACAAGACCCGGTGTGTTGAATACGATTTTGATATCGGCTTCTTCCAACCAAGGACCGAACCAACCCTGTCTTCCGAAAAGAAGAATGAAGATCAAACCGGAGATCACCGGTGAAACCGAAAACGGAGAATCGATGATCGTTAAAAGCCAGCTCTTACCGGGAAATTCGAAACGTGTGATCGAAAACGCGGATACGATTCCGAAGATCGTATTCAATGGAACCGCGATCGAAACCACAAGAAGAGTCAACTTCAACGCGGATATCGTATCGGGTTCTTGGATTCCTTCCAAATACGCATTCCAACCCTTGGAAAGGGCTTCGTGAAAAACCGTATAAATAGGAAGAAGAAGAATCAGAGCCGTCAGAAAAAAAACGGTTCCGATCAGAATTGATCGTACGAGTAAGGATTCCTGTCTCATCCCTTTCTCCTTGCGGAAACCGTCTGAAGAATATTAATACCTAATAATATACTAAAGGAGATCACGAGCATGATGAACGCGATTCCGGTCGCTTCCTCGTATTGATACTGTTCGAGTTTTGTTACGATCAACAAGGGAAGAATTTCAGTTTTACCCGGAAGGTTTCCCGAAATGAATACGACCGATCCGTATTCTCCGATTCCCCTCGCAAAGGCCATTGCCGCGCCGGTGATCAAAGGGGGTAGGAGTTCCGGAAAAATGATCCTTCTAAAAATCTGCCATCTGTTTGCGCCAAGACAATACGCCGACTCTTCAAGTTCTTTCGGGAATTCTTCCAAAACGGGTTGAACCGTTCTTACCACAAAAGGGAAACCGATAAAAACAAGAGCGATTACGATTCCGATCGGAGTGTATGCGATCTTGATGTCGTAGGGCGCGAATAATTTTCCTATGATTCCGTTTTGAGTGTAGATCGTGGTGAGCGCGATTCCCGCAACCGCAGTGGGAAGTGTGAAAGGAAGATCCACAAGAGAATCGAGCAGAGACTTACCGGGAAAATCGTAACGAACCAGAACCCAAGCGAATAAAAATCCGATCACCAGATTGATGAGCGCGGCGACGGCTCCCGCTCCGAAACTTAAGTAAAGCGCCGCGACGATACGATCGTTGGTAAGAAGTTTCCAAAAACCCTCCCAACCGATTCCCGAACTTTTCAAAAAAAGAGCGCCTAACGGAATGAGTACGATCAAACTTAAGTAAGTCACCGTGACGCCGAGCGTAATTCCGAAGGCGGTTTTTCCGTAGGGTTTGGTTCTAAAATTCAAAGTGGACAAGGTTTTCTCTTTTGATAAACGAATTCTTATTTAGCGGAGATCTGATCGAAGATCGCTCCGTCCGCGAAATGTTTTTCCTGCGCGTTTTTCCAGTTACCCGCTACGTCTCGGATCGTGAATAGTTTCAAATTCTTGAATAAACTTTTATACTTCATTGCGACTTTTATGTCGGTGGGACGATAGAAATTCTTTGCGATCACTTCCTGTCCTTCGGGTGTGTATAAGAACTTAAGATAACTTTCGGATAATTTCAGAGTTTTGTGTTTTTCGGCGTTTTTCGTTACCACCGCTACGGAAGGTTCCGCCAGAATGCTCACCGAAGGAAAAACGATTTCAACCGAAGAATTCGAATCCTTGGAAGTTTCACGAAGCGCCAGGTGAGCCTCGTTCTCCCAGGAGATCAACACGTCTCCGATTCCCCTTTGAACGAATGTCGTCAACGAACCTCTCGCTCCGGAATCCAATACGAGAACATTCGAATATAATTTTTTTATAAAGTCTTTGGCCTTTTCTTCGGATCCGTACTTCGCCTTCGCATAACCCCAAGCCGCGAGATAATTCCAACGCGCGCCTCCGCCGGTTTTCGGATTCGGTGTTACGATTCCGACTCCCGGTTTTACGAGATCGTCCCAGTCTTTGATTCCTTTCGGATTTCCTTTTCGAACCAACAATACGATCGTAGACTTGTAAGGAGAACTTTGATGCGGAAGAAGATTCTCCCAATCGGAGGAAAGAAGTTTCGATTTTTCCGCGATCGCTTCGATATCTTGCGCGAGCGCCAATGTTACGACGTCCGCTTCGAGTCCGTCGATTACCGCTCTTGCTTGTTTGCCGGAACCGCCGTGGGATTGATTGATTACTAAGTCTTCGCCGGTTTGTTTTTTCCAATGTGCGATGAAGAGTTGGTTGATTTGGGTATACAGTTCTCTTGTCGGATCATAAGAAACGTTTAAGAGTTTGGTTTGCGAAAACAGAGAAGCGGAGACCAAGAATAAGGCGATTGCGATGGTATGAATTCGAGTGGATTTGGATTTCATTCGGTTTCTTCCTTTGGATTTTTTACAACAAAGTGAACAGAAATCTAATTTATTAGATAATTTGATCCAATATTTTGAGACTTCGTCTATAAGTAAAGAATTTTGTATGATATTTTGGCTTGGAACCTCGAATTCTTAGCAGGTGTGGGAACTCATACAAGGAAATGTTCCGAGTTTAAAATGAGGAAAAATCGAAAGAAAATTCCGCGTTGGAAGCGGAATTTTCTCCATTCTTTTCCGACGTTTTACTTCACGTAGAGTTGGTCGAAGGATGCACCGTCGGCAAAATGATCTTTTTGCGCCTTATGCCATCCGCCGAAATGTCCGTCCACAGTGATTAGATCCAACTTAGGGAACTTGCTTTCGTGTTTCTTGAGAATCGCAGGATTTCTAGGACGATAACCGTGTTTCGCGATGATCTCTTGAGCCGCGTCGGAGTAGAGCGACTTGAGATACGCCTTTGCGGTTTCAATCGTTCCGTGTTTTTCCGCGTTCTTTTCCACGATCGCAACCGGAGGTTCCGCAAGAATGCTCAAGGAAGGAATTACGACTTCGTATTTGTCCTTACCGAACTCTTCGAGAATGAGAAAGGATTCGTTTTCCCAAGCGATCAGCACGTCTCCGATTCCGTTTTGTGCGAACGTATTGCTCGAACCTCTCGCTCCCGAATCGAGAACAGGAACGTTCTTATATAACGTTTTTATAAAGTCTTGAACCTTGCCCGGATCGTTGTTGAATTTCTTTTGTGCGAAAGCCCAAGCCGCGAGATAATTCCAACGTGCGCCTCCGCTCGTTTTAGGATTCGGAGTGATCACGCTGACTTTGTTTCTTACGAGATCGTCCCAATCCTTGATGTTCTTCGGATTTCCTTTTCTCACAACGAATACAATCGTAGAAGTGTAGGGTGTGCTGTTGTTCGGAAGACTTTTCAACCAATCTCTCGCTATCAATCCTTTGGAAGCGATGATGTCGATATCGTATGCAAGAGCGAGAGTTACGATATCCGCTTCGAGCCCGTCGATTACGGATCTTGCTTGTTTACCGCTACCGCCGTGCGATTGGTTGACTCTTACTTCGTCTCCGGTTTTGGATTTCCAATAACTTGCGAATAGTTTGTTGTATTCCGCGTATAATTCCCGAGTCGGATCGTAGGATACGTTCAGAAGAGTCACGTCTTTTGCGAAAAGCCCTAAGTTGGCGATCGTCAAAAGAAAGACAATCGCAGTGGTTTTAAAAATTTTTGTTTTCATGTTGGTTTCCTAACTTCTAATTTTTTTTGAATTACATCGCGAACTGAACGAAAAGAAAGAAGCTGTAGGACTTATTGTCCAACGTGTATCTGTCGTTTACGTTCGGAGCCCAAGGATTGACTCTTGCGTTTCTAACCGAATCTCCTGCGAGAAGATAAGAACCGCCCGTCCAAATCGAAACGTAGTCCTTGAGGTAGAATTGATAGATCAAGTCGAATTCGTAGAAAAGACGTTTTCCGCCTCTTTCACCAAGTTTGTAACCGCCGAAGGCCGAGCCGGTATTGTTCTCAGTCGTCAAACCGGTGTTAGCCGTTCCTCCCGAAGAATACCAAGCGTCGTTTTCGGAAGCTTTTTGAATATCGTAAGCGACAAAGATGAATCTTCCGTAGTTCGCGGAATTATACATCAAGTGTACGGACTTGGTTCTTGTGTTCGACCAGAATGTCGCATTCACGATACCGTTTCCGGAATCGAAGTAAGGAAATCCTCCCGATCTTGTCGCAAAAGAAGCGTCGTATGTCGCAACCTTGTTGTCCGTTCGATTCGGATCTCCGGAACCGATCGAGTATTGTATACCCACACGAAAACGATCGAAGAAAGTGTAACCCGTCTGGGCGATGAAATACTTCGCGTCGTATTCCACGTTTTCCGTATAAATTCTTTGAGAAGTCGACTTACCGTCCACGGTTTGTTTGAGAGTATCCCAACCTGCGTTCACTCTTTGACCGTTGAAGCCGTATTGCCAAGAACCTTCGAGAGTCCAATCCCAAGATTTCGTTTTCGGCAAACGATTGTTATCCGTTCTGTTTGTTAAACGAAATCCTACCGTGTTTAAATCGTCCCTTTGTCTGGTTCTATCCAAACTAGAAGTGGGGGTCGGGCCTTGTTCCCATTTTTTATCGATATTGAAGTAGTAAAGATCCACAAGGAAGTCTTCGAATTTCAGAGTGTTGTATAAACCGGAAAGATACGTATCGTTTACGGTTCCGCGTTTGACTCCGTTCGCGGTGTTGTTACCGCTACCCGCGTTTGTGTCTTCCGCGATGATGGACGTAAACGCTTCCGAGTTGAAATGTTTGGAATTGTATTTCACTCTCGCGCCGTCGAACGAGTTACCGGTCTGGCCGTCGTTTCTTCCTCCGATGTATCGGTTATCACCGAAACCGAAGATCTGTCTTCCGAGATACACTTCGAAACCTTCCGCAAAATTCTTGAGTTGGATAAAACCTTCCCGAAGATCCGTATTGTTTTTGATACTTACTGAGTTGGTTGCGGTCGGCGCCGAGCTGAGTTCCACACCGGCCGAGTTGGAAAGACCCAAGTAACCGAGTTGTCCGTCCTTTCTGGATTGTTCACCTCCGAAAACACGAACGTCTTGGATCGTAACCTTCGCCGCTACGTAAGGATTCGGATCGATGATAAACGACACTTGCGAATTCTGAGTCGCGAAGTTCTTATCGTCCTGAGTTCGTTTATCGAAATCCGCGTTGTGGCTGTAATCGAAACGGGGACGAACCTGAAAACCCACGCGGAAAATATCGCCGAGCCAAAGACGATCCACTTTACGAACCGCGTCTTGGTGATCCGGAGCGAGAAGCATGGACTTCATAAATTCGCCGGGAAGTTTTCCTTTGTAAGGACTTTTATACGGCTCTTCCTTTGCGAGTTCTTGTTGAATTTCGGGAATCCCTTTTCCGTCGTTTTCTTGTTCTTGGTATTTCACATCGGAAGGGGGATCTAGGTTGAGAATAGGGGCAGACTCAGTCTTTGATTTTTCCTTCTTCACGTCCTGAGGAAATAAGCCGATTGTAAAAGTACAGAGTAAAAGGACTCCTGTTGTTATCTGAGTAATAAAGCTTTTCACCCAAAGCCTCCTTTTAGAAATTTTTTACCAAAAAGGACGTTTTTCTCGTTATAGTCAACTAAAAATTCGTTATATTGGATATAATTCCGGGATTTAGGAGAATATTCTATCTTTTTTATCCAATATTCTGAGAAACAAGAAGCGAATTTTGTCTCTTTGAGGACTTTTTGGGTCCTGCGTAAGGTCGGAACGATTCCACTCGAGAATTGATTTCTTTTTATAAATAGCGAAAGGTCGGAGGACCTCCAGCAAAGGCTCGAGAAATGAAATCAATTCTTTCCTAAAAGATAAAAAGAATTTGAATCGTATTCGATTTCAGAAATGATTCTCTCCCTATGTGTTCTCGGAAAGATCCGATTTCGTTTTTGAAAGTGAGAATTTTCACGCACGTTTTCCGTCGTTTCCTACGTTCTTCTCAAAATCTCTTTTTGATTCTATGCGTTTGTTTCTATCTATCCGCTTGCCAAGTGCAAGAACCGCCGATCGCAAAGGCGGGAATTTTAGAGGCTTCTTCATGGGATTTTTCCAAGAAGGGGAAGTTGACTCTTCGGGGAGAATGGATGTTTCACTGGGGAGCTTGGAAATATCTTTCCTCGGAGAAAGAAGGAGAAAATCTAAAAACCTCCTCCGAGATCGTCTATGTTCCTTCCGCTTGGAACGGAGAAAACAGAAACGGAAAAGGATTCGGAAGTTACACTCTCGACGTCAAACTTCCCGAGAATGTTTCCAAGTTGGGAATGATTCTTCCCGATCAGAGTTCCTCTTACGAACTCTTTT
This window harbors:
- the modA gene encoding molybdate ABC transporter substrate-binding protein, encoding MKRFQITVILALTFCLSPIFGEEKQLLVSAASSLTQAFGEIGKEFEKKHSIKVVFNFAASGILLQQIANGAPADVFASADQESVDKGLEKNLFDVSTRKNFVRNVLVLVVPVDSKLNLKKISDLKKETVQKISFGNPVTVPAGKYAKEVLDKEGWDEALEKKWIPGENVRQVLDYVSRGEVDAGFVYKTDAILFKDKVKIAISDLKTKPILYPAIAVAQSANSSEAKLFLEFLSSPTAKKIFEQYHFGKP
- the modB gene encoding molybdate ABC transporter permease subunit, whose amino-acid sequence is MTELDWETMRHPILLTLIVSAFSTLIATLFGVTAAYFISRWRFFGKGILDSILTLPLVLPPTVLGYYLLVLLGRRGIFGSFLLDTFHFSFLFHWSGAVIASVIVSFPLVYRSSLTSFEDLDSDYEDTARTLGKGNVEIFWRVLLPLSWRGILAGAMLAFARGMGEFGATLMIAGNIPKRTQTLSLAIYDSVQSGNDSIAFYLVVLTSVLSVLVLTVSNGMLKKSHW
- a CDS encoding DUF4349 domain-containing protein; this encodes MKKIIPFILAFSLLFAWNCGKKVEAPKESDASGEVASRSVSGMTDQLAKSAPMPEAEKKSAADKDNFKEAPSQDQAENQLGKVFTPIATNNERLLEYNIQLSYECADLIKTRKELLDFISKYGYLENSSASNSASPYMSAKVHVRSAKLYEALLELDKLGILLSEDISTIDHTEGMVWQKRKLTREKIRLTRRNNANNQIGAGAKNWEAIEESISTSEDELDLAEQETWKIKDRVAWATISVGFSLPTPPDRIQVPQYKNALVGILNAFLQLTYYLLWWLPFLILGGIALYYGNKIFQKLKVSFKK
- the cysT gene encoding sulfate ABC transporter permease subunit CysT; this translates as MSTLNFRTKPYGKTAFGITLGVTVTYLSLIVLIPLGALFLKSSGIGWEGFWKLLTNDRIVAALYLSFGAGAVAALINLVIGFLFAWVLVRYDFPGKSLLDSLVDLPFTLPTAVAGIALTTIYTQNGIIGKLFAPYDIKIAYTPIGIVIALVFIGFPFVVRTVQPVLEEFPKELEESAYCLGANRWQIFRRIIFPELLPPLITGAAMAFARGIGEYGSVVFISGNLPGKTEILPLLIVTKLEQYQYEEATGIAFIMLVISFSILLGINILQTVSARRKG
- a CDS encoding sulfate/molybdate ABC transporter ATP-binding protein — its product is MAIEVKNIIKRFGSFTAIDNLSLEVPAGELVALLGPSGSGKTTLLRIIAGLEDADEGQVIFEGQEVGKKNAKDRGVGFVFQHYALFRHMTIFENIAFGLEVRKRSERPNKEAIRDKVMSLLKLVQLENFHNRYPSELSGGQRQRIALARALAIEPRFLLLDEPFGALDAKVRKELRNWLRRLHDEIHITSVFVTHDQEEALEVSDKVVILKSGKIEQVGTPDEVYNHPKNSFVFHFLGDVNLFHGRVQGGQTQLGEIKVDAPEHAEVENANAVGYVRPYDVEILRTPIEAQTIPAEIQYIHSTGRTVKIDLKRLDTGAILESQLNSSEFQSLNLLPGETVHIRFRKVKVYVEDYTI
- a CDS encoding sulfate ABC transporter substrate-binding protein, whose amino-acid sequence is MKSKSTRIHTIAIALFLVSASLFSQTKLLNVSYDPTRELYTQINQLFIAHWKKQTGEDLVINQSHGGSGKQARAVIDGLEADVVTLALAQDIEAIAEKSKLLSSDWENLLPHQSSPYKSTIVLLVRKGNPKGIKDWDDLVKPGVGIVTPNPKTGGGARWNYLAAWGYAKAKYGSEEKAKDFIKKLYSNVLVLDSGARGSLTTFVQRGIGDVLISWENEAHLALRETSKDSNSSVEIVFPSVSILAEPSVAVVTKNAEKHKTLKLSESYLKFLYTPEGQEVIAKNFYRPTDIKVAMKYKSLFKNLKLFTIRDVAGNWKNAQEKHFADGAIFDQISAK
- the pdxH gene encoding pyridoxamine 5'-phosphate oxidase, coding for MNSKIADIRTSYTLSSLDIEDAGNDPIAFFQKWFQEAVLSEVFEVNAMTLATATKNGIPDARTVLLKGITNDSFLFYTNYESRKGKELEENPKACLVFFWSELERQIRIEGNVTKVSKEESDEYFHSRPRESQIGAVASPQSQKIPDRKFLEERFAKLSKEFEGKDVELPTHWGGYAVHPVRIEFWQGRSSRLHDRIVFEKKADSSWEKFRVAP
- a CDS encoding ATP-binding cassette domain-containing protein — encoded protein: MSLTVNIQKTLIDRKRRFFLDLDFRSIRDFLFIYGPSGAGKTLTLKTISGLIQPDHGRIVLSDEVFFDSEYRIDLPAQKRKVGYLPQNYSLFPHLTVRKNLEFPLKGTFSFRLSESDRVLVEDILEIFEIESVSEAYPKNLSGGQKQRVALARALIRKPELLLLDEPFAALNSELKDKMKSELKKIQRLFQVPVVVVSHDQADHSYFGADCLLIENGVTQSIRREKEKANKTKDSSVRK
- a CDS encoding sulfate ABC transporter substrate-binding protein, with product MKTKIFKTTAIVFLLTIANLGLFAKDVTLLNVSYDPTRELYAEYNKLFASYWKSKTGDEVRVNQSHGGSGKQARSVIDGLEADIVTLALAYDIDIIASKGLIARDWLKSLPNNSTPYTSTIVFVVRKGNPKNIKDWDDLVRNKVSVITPNPKTSGGARWNYLAAWAFAQKKFNNDPGKVQDFIKTLYKNVPVLDSGARGSSNTFAQNGIGDVLIAWENESFLILEEFGKDKYEVVIPSLSILAEPPVAIVEKNAEKHGTIETAKAYLKSLYSDAAQEIIAKHGYRPRNPAILKKHESKFPKLDLITVDGHFGGWHKAQKDHFADGASFDQLYVK
- the cysW gene encoding sulfate ABC transporter permease subunit CysW: MRQESLLVRSILIGTVFFLTALILLLPIYTVFHEALSKGWNAYLEGIQEPDTISALKLTLLVVSIAVPLNTIFGIVSAFSITRFEFPGKSWLLTIIDSPFSVSPVISGLIFILLFGRQGWFGPWLEEADIKIVFNTPGLVIATVFITLPFVARELIPLLESTGIEEEEAGLLLGASPLKVFFKIVAPGIKYGLLYGIILCNARAMGEFGAVSVLSGHIRGQTNTLPLQIEVLYNEYNSVAAFSAASLLVFLSLITLIAKQILDRKIKITKKEELLQEEA
- a CDS encoding alginate export family protein produces the protein MTTGVLLLCTFTIGLFPQDVKKEKSKTESAPILNLDPPSDVKYQEQENDGKGIPEIQQELAKEEPYKSPYKGKLPGEFMKSMLLAPDHQDAVRKVDRLWLGDIFRVGFQVRPRFDYSHNADFDKRTQDDKNFATQNSQVSFIIDPNPYVAAKVTIQDVRVFGGEQSRKDGQLGYLGLSNSAGVELSSAPTATNSVSIKNNTDLREGFIQLKNFAEGFEVYLGRQIFGFGDNRYIGGRNDGQTGNSFDGARVKYNSKHFNSEAFTSIIAEDTNAGSGNNTANGVKRGTVNDTYLSGLYNTLKFEDFLVDLYYFNIDKKWEQGPTPTSSLDRTRQRDDLNTVGFRLTNRTDNNRLPKTKSWDWTLEGSWQYGFNGQRVNAGWDTLKQTVDGKSTSQRIYTENVEYDAKYFIAQTGYTFFDRFRVGIQYSIGSGDPNRTDNKVATYDASFATRSGGFPYFDSGNGIVNATFWSNTRTKSVHLMYNSANYGRFIFVAYDIQKASENDAWYSSGGTANTGLTTENNTGSAFGGYKLGERGGKRLFYEFDLIYQFYLKDYVSIWTGGSYLLAGDSVRNARVNPWAPNVNDRYTLDNKSYSFFLFVQFAM